From the Scatophagus argus isolate fScaArg1 chromosome 21, fScaArg1.pri, whole genome shotgun sequence genome, one window contains:
- the heatr1 gene encoding HEAT repeat-containing protein 1 isoform X4, which produces MTSLAHQLKRLALPQNDPNLLTRREVASLLFDPKDAAAMDRSTFFALGCTGLEELLGIEPAFLEFQDTLFSGASLTLERSVQSKEVNEKLDAGISLFLTRLCPYFLLKPAHKCMEWLIHRFHIQLYNADSLLACALPYHDTNVFVRVLQLLRIKDATGRWNWLHCLQKPGVPLSRGTLITHCYTDLSFMDFICTMVTKAIEAYSGHSGSCSQLRVIFSFYASTIVPALDAVDKVSDTIISKLLPYIQKGLKSSLTDYKAATYMIVCQLAVKVVMEASLVDTLAAHVSKSLLKEPVLAKEGVGCLVVLLQSQKEGAAGPRAFSRLSSMPELVSTLQVTAVSHDVSPLLRYLLPHLIHAVFSCSSGDTDELRVLESILQSVPLTRGLDQMVARLLLDEYLSQTEVLAENVSALDQRLLPLVRLFESRYCGALDGVLAGHVTDISSTEQKRLFHQFLSLSMSSGKYQIMGDSDTSLILSLKHPQPSVRVSAVEHLMGVITSGQQRSLDEAFLKDAVIDRLKDDVPEVVAAALRALEVLFDVLDPEDIVLCLLSLLHRVDLSATERWLPVLTEAVHLLSDPQLGKGDSELVQRVGWRLLPFLVITSAQVGLASCVARSSIISQHPLTLNWAQELENVMKHSSEPDFVGLAHQRLVSTLTKNLANMEHFSRRDALEKLALLVEQQRGTGLRARASFLVLTRTLLLGMGELNETQHLLTAQRIYMLLEPPLLEAIRDERSQEAERHASIPSSFSEALTVYLSRCGQQTGERLDREYSFVLMSLLRDFISSLRCHDASFKGEVWWNPERLDTNTCCYLSLTCRLFSLIISGAAEGPAASSFRDLMKLLIQAHLPEPLTLFRFLCVLWGYSSNHGDQLDMKVGAVLQTQALYMGRALLSAQPAAMLEELAAADSPVFPSLLCCLSSPVREVRRAALGALQNLSGAKTSPFQPIVEKLLKTPEEIIADPSYLSQALGVLHEDSLSVKAKTQQKKLQSSMQQLLQSVQTPCCPSYSAAVLLRALSLVSGQSVLSTLLPVLDRLLEQSGPDAPTLLRAEAQLMQLVLGKYNEVSAPLLAEDRNCLDVFIRALRTSTQQHPDIPSCQIFALEQMTKPFFSALGDEQVQQKLLSVMFDVLVDSRSPLVANTISSVFKGIAVDGQLVANELAPPEKARVNVTVQQSRRSRMTQRKPQESDEVGPQGGTVSWQRVTLILELLQHKKKLKRAQTLVPVLFSLLARSLEPSSGEHTNMEYTKQLLLSCLLNVCHKLSPDGRAVAADVLDEDKFSVELVVQCIRASDMPQTHHHALLLLGTAAAIFPEKVLHNIMPIFTFMGANIMRLDDAYSFRVIDKTVQMVIPALIKAHRLSDGGSSAQVDAVVTKIMHVFADALPHVPDHRRLPVLAQLVTTLGPARFLWVLLLLLFKLHATQTASTASEKDAALERDVDFWISLCCQFEVTDQLTSLIRILSFLLQLPDDKDEAVVKHSVSRRGAKKKQENEEEKVEELIFSMEAHSSKELRHFKFLCVSFMAQLLGSAGFITKVADGGDGGGDESLQQLQQRLLEEILHYIHSVARCVEENADKPTAKFWRVLLNKAYDVLDKVNSLLPTDTFITVMRGLMGNQLPSVRRKAMELLNNKLQQRTQWEEQQVTALLQLTGDLLTIVGKSHSKVMEEEEAEQAINRQTALYSLKLLCRSFGSDHQEALVPVLQQTVEIVSSLEEEKNVMGSALLCIAEVVSTLKALAIPQLPRLMPAVLHTLIDRKELLTNEIYLLSAITAFQRVTETLPHFISPYLQDITLQACRLTRLVETSSSSSSSSTTSTQLCTRLTSLRSTLATKLPPRVLLPTITKCYSNMVTDKKGQLGALMSILKEHISHMEKDQLNFHQSELTSFFLSALDFRAEHGQGDLEKTAEIEGCVIDCLLAMVMKLSEVTFRPLFFKLFEWSKSHSKERLLTFYRLSDCIAERLKGLFVLFAGNLVKPFADLLRQTSSSQTGDLLFDSGRGEEKSALLLQYILDCLYKIFLYDTQRFLSKERADVLMSSLLDQLENTLGGDQVYRQRVTQHLVPCVGQFAVALADDTQWKTLNYQILLKTRHTDSKVRFSSLLMLLEVASKLKENYMVLLPETIPFLAELMEDECEEVEQQVQKVIQEMENILGEPLQSYF; this is translated from the exons ATGACGTCCTTGGCCCACCAGCTGAAGAGGCTCGCGCTGCCTCAGAACGACCCCAACCTGCTGACACGCAGAGAGGTCGCCTCACTTCTCTTCGACCCCAAAGATGCTGCTGCCATGGACAGAAGCACCTTCTTCGCCCTCG GCTGCACGgggctggaggagctgctgggaATTGAACCTGCTTTCCTGGAGTTTCAGGACACCCTGTTCAGTGGGGCCTCGCTGACCCTGGAGCGCAGCGTCCAGTCCAAAGAGGTCAACGAGAAGCTGGACGCCGGCATCTCGCTCTTCCTCACCCGCCTCTGTCCGTATTTCCTCCTCAAACCGGCCCACAAGTGCATGGAGTGGCTGATTCACCG CTTCCACATCCAGCTGTACAACGCTGACAGTCTGCTGGCCTGCGCGCTGCCGTATCATGACACCAACGTGTTCGTCAGagtcctgcagctcctcaggaTCAAAGACGCCACCGGCCGCTGGAACTGGCTGCACTGCCTGCAG AAACCAGGTGTGCCGTTGTCCAGAGGAACGCTGATCACTCACTGCTACACGGACCTGAGCTTCATGGACTTCATCTGCACCATGGTCACCAAGGCCATCGAG GCATATTCAGGGCATTCAGGAAGTTGCTCCCAGCTCAGAGTGATCTTCTCCTTCTACGCCTCCACCATCGTCCCTGCTCTGGACGCGGTGGACAAAGTGTCCGACACCATCATCTCCAAACTGCTGCCGTACATTCAGAAG GGTCTGAAGTCATCACTGACGGACTACAAAGCTGCCACCTACATGATCGTGTGCCAGCTGGCGGTGAAGGTGGTGATGGAGGCGAGTCTGGTCGACACTCTCGCCGCACATGTCAGCAAGTCTCTGCTCAAAGAGCCCGTGTTGGCCAAGGAAGGCGTGGGCTGCCTCGTCGTGCTGCTGCAGAGCCAGAAGGAGGGCGCTGCTGGGCCCAG AGCTTTCAGCCGTCTGAGCTCGATGCCGGAGCTCGTGTCGACGCTGCAGGTCACGGCGGTGAGTCACGATGTCAGTCCTCTGCTGCGCTACCTGCTGCCTCACCTGATCCACGCCGTGTTCTCCTGTAGCTCAG GTGACACAGATGAGCTCAGAGTGTTGGAGTCCATCCTGCAGTCTGTTCCTCTGACCAGAGGACTGGACCAAATGGTGGCTCG TTTGCTGTTGGACGAGTATCTGAGTCAGACCGAAGTCTTGGCTGAAAACGTGTCCGCCCTCGACCAGCGTCTGCTGCCTCTCGTCCGACTGTTCGAGTCCAG GTACTGTGGAGCTCTGGACGGTGTCCTCGCAGGTCATGTGACCgacatcagcagcacagagcagaaacGTCTCTTCCATCAGTTCCTCTCTTTGTCCATGAGCAGTGGAAAATACCAG aTTATGGGCGACTCGGACACGTCGCTGATCCTCAGTCTCAAACACCCGCAGCCTTCAGTCAGAGTCTCGGCTGTGGAGCACCTGATGGGCGTCATCACCTCTGGGCAG CAGCGGAGTTTGGACGAAGCCTTCCTGAAAGATGCCGTCATAGACCGACTGAAGGATGACGTGCCGGAGGTCGTGGCAGCCGCTCTCAGAGCCCTGGAG gtgttgtttgatgttttggacCCTGAAGACATCgtgttgtgtttactgtcactgctgcacagagtAGATCTGTCGGCAACTGAGCGCTG GCTTCCGGTGTTGACAGAGGCGGTGCATTTACTGTCCGACCCACAGCTGGGGAAAGGGGACAGTGAGCTGGTGCAGAGGGTGGGCTGGAGGCTGCTGCCCTTCCTGGTGATCACCTCTGCCCAGGTTGGCCTTGCCTCCTGCGTCGCCCGATCCTCCATCATCAGCCAGCATCCGCTCACCCTGAACTGGGCTCAAG AGCTGGAGAACGTGATGAAGCACAGCTCTGAACCCGACTTTGTGGGTTTGGCCCACCAGCGTCTTGTCTCCACGCTGACGAAGAACCTGGCCAACATGGAGCACTTCTCCAGACGCGACGCT CTGGAGAAGCTGGCTCTGTTGGTGGAGCAGCAGCGGGGCACAGGCCTCAGGGCGAGGGCGTCCTTCCTGGTGCTGACCCGGACTCTGCTGCTCGGCATGGGTGAACTGAACGAGACCCAGCACCTGCTCACTGCTCAGAGGATCTACATGCTGTTGGAGCCCCCCCTGCTGGAGGCCATCAGGGACGAGCGCTCACAG GAGGCCGAGCGTCACGCCAGCATCCCCTCGTCTTTCTCTGAAGCTCTGACTGTGTACCTGAGCAGGTGTGGGCAGCAGACAGGTGAAAGGCTGGACAGAGAGTACAGCTTCGTTCTGATGTCTCTGCTCAGAGACTTCATCTCCTCCCTCAGGTGTCACGACGCCTCCTTCAAAG GTGAGGTGTGGTGGAACCCGGAGAGGCTGGACACAAACACCTGCTGCTACCTGAGCCTCACCTGCCGCCTCTTCAGCCTCATCATCAGCGGTGCTGCAGAGGGGCCGGCAGCCAGCAGCTTCAGAGACTTAATGAAGCTGCTCATCCAG GCTCACCTGCCTGAGCCACTGACGCTCTTCAGGTTCCTGTGTGTTCTGTGGGGATACAGCAGTAACCACGGCGACCAGCTGGACATGAAGGTTGGTGCCGTCCTGCAGACTCAGGCTCTATACATGGGCAGAGCTCTGCTGAGTGCTCAACCGGCTGCCATGCTGGAGGAGCTGGCAGCCGCTGACTCACCTG tgttcCCGTCGTTGCTCTGCTGCCTCAGCTCTCCGGTTCGGGAGGTCCGGAGGGCGGCCCTCGGCGCTCTGCAAAACCTATCAGGAGCCAAAACTTCTCCCTTCCAGCCAATCGTAGAGAAGCTCCTGAAGACCCCTGAGGAGATCATCGCTGACCCGTCATACCTGAGCCAG GCTCTCGGTGTGCTTCATGAAGACAGTCTGTCTGTTAAAGCGAAGacacagcagaagaagctgCAGTCATCgatgcagcagctgctgcagagcgTTCAGACTCCCTGCTGTCCATCGTACAGCGCTGCTGTTCTGCTGCGGGCGCTGAGCCTTGTCAGCGGGCAG AGCGTCCTGTCTACGCTGCTTCCTGTTCTGGATCGGCTCCTGGAGCAGAGTGGCCCAGATGCCCCGACCCTGCTGCGGGCCGAGGCCCAGCTCATGCAGCTCGTCCTGGGGAAATACAATGAGGTGTCGGCCCCCCTGCTGGCAGAGGACCGGAACTGTCTGGATGTGTTTATCAGAGCTTTGAGGACCTCGACTCAGCAGCATCCAGACATCCCAAGCTGCCAGATCTTTGCCCTGGAACAG ATGACAAAGCCGTTCTTCTCGGCACTCGGAGATGAGCAGGTGCAGCAGAAGCTGCTGTCGGTGATGTTCGATGTGCTGGTGGACAGCAGGAGTCCTCTGGTGGCCAACACCATCAGCAGCGTCTTTAAAGGG ATTGCGGTTGATGGTCAGCTGGTGGCCAATGAGCTCGCTCCACCAGAAAAGGCCAGAGTGAATGTGACCGTGCAGCAGAGTCGCAGGAGCAGAATGACCCAGAG GAAACCTCAGGAGAGTGACGAAGTGGGTCCACAGGGGGGCACTGTTTCCTGGCAGAGAGTCACTTTGatcctggagctgctgcagcacaagaagaagctgaaaaGAGCCCAGACTTTGGTGCCGGTTCTCTTCTCGCTGCTCGCCAG GAGCCTGGAGCCGAGTTCAggtgaacacaccaacatggaGTAcaccaaacagctgctgctcagctgtctGCTCAACGTCTGCCACAAACTGTCTCCTGATGGACgagctgtggctgcag ACGTCCTGGATGAAGATAAGTTCAGCGTGGAGCTGGTGGTTCAGTGTATCCGAGCGTCCGACATGCCGCAGACACATCACCacgccctgctgctgctgggcaCTGCTGCCGCCATCTTCCCT GAAAAAGTCCTGCACAACATCATGCCCATCTTCACCTTCATGGGAGCCAACATCATGCGTCTGGACGACGCCTACAGCTTCAGAGTCATCGACAAGACGGTTCAGATGGTCATACCTGCTCTGATCAAG GCTCATCGGCTCTCTGACGGCGGCTCTTCGGCTCAGGTGGACGCCGTGGTGACAAAGATCATGCACGTGTTTGCTGACGCGTTGCCTCACGTGCCTGACCACCGCCGGCTGCCCGTCCTCGCTCAGCTGGTGACCACACTGGGCCCCGCCCGCTTCCTCTGGGTCCTGTTGCTGCTCCTGTTCAAGCTGCATGCCACACAGACGGCCAGCACCGCGAGCGAGAAG gatgCAGCTCTGGAGAGAGACGTGGACTTCTGgatctctctctgctgtcagtttgAGGTGACCGACCAGCTCACCTCCCTCATCCGCAtcctgagcttcctgctgcagctgcctgaCGACAAAGACGAAG CTGTGGTGAAGCACTCCGTCAGCCGGCGAGGAGCcaagaagaagcaggagaacgaggaggagaaggtggaggagctCATCTTCAGCATGGAGGCTCACAGCAGCAAAGAGCTGCGACACTTCAAGTTCCTCTGCGTCTCCTTCATGGCTCAGCTGCTCGGCTCGGCCGGCTTCATCACGAAG GTGGCAGACGGCGGCGACGGCGGCGGCGACGAGTCTctacagcagctacagcagag gctgtTGGAGGAGATCCTGCACTACATCCACAGTGTAGCTCGCTGTGTGGAGGAGAACGCTGACAAACCCACAGCAAAGTTCTGGAGAGTTCTGCTCAACAAAGCGTACGACGTTCTGGATAAG GTGAACTCCCTGCTGCCCACTGACACCTTCATCACGGTGATGAGGGGGCTGATGGGTAATCAGCTGCCGTCGGTCAGGAGGAAAGCCATGGAGCTGCTGAACAacaagctgcagcagaggacGCAGTGGGAGGAACAGCAG gTCACTGCACTGTTACAGCTGACCGGTGACCTCCTGACAATCGTGGGTAAAAGTCACAGtaaggtgatggaggaggaggaggcggagcaGGCCATCAACCGGCAGACGGCGCTTTACAGCCTCAAGCTGCTCTGTCGCAGTTTTGGCTCGGACCACCAGGAGGCGCTGGTGCCCGTCCTGCAGCAAACGGTGGAGATTGTCTCATcgctggaggaagagaagaacgTGATGGGCAGCGCTCTGCTCTGCATCGCAGAGGTGGTGAGCACGCTCAAAGCCCTCGCCATCCCGCAGTTACCCAG GTTGATGCCGGCGGTGCTGCACACGCTGATTGACAggaaggagctgctgaccaaTGAGATCTACCTGCTGAGCGCCATCACCGCCTTCCAACGTGTCACAGAGACGCTGCCGCACTTCATCAGCCCGTACCTGCAGGACATCACCTTACAG GCCTGTCGGCTGACTCGACTGGTGGAgacctcttcatcctcctcctcctcctccaccacctccacccagCTGTGCACACGCCTCACCTCTCTGAGGAGCACCCTCGCCACCAAGCTGCCCCCCAGGGTCCTACTGCCCACCATCACCAAGTGCTACAGCAACATGGTCACCGACAAGAAG GGTCAGTTGGGGGCGCTGATGAGCATCCTGAAGGAACACATCAGTCACATGGAGAAAGATCAGCTCAACTTCCACCAATCAGAGCTCACCTCCTTCTTCCTGAGCGCTCTGGACTTCCGTGCTGAACACGGGCAG GGCGACCTGGAGAAGACGGCGGAGATCGAGGGCTGCGTGATTGACTGTCTGCTCGCCATGGTGATGAAACTGTCTGAGGTCACGTTCAGGCCGCTCTTCTTCAAG ctGTTCGAATGGAGCAAATCGCACAGTAAAGAACGTCTGCTGACTTTCTACCGACTGTCCGACTGCATCGCCGAGCGCCTCAAAGGGCTCTTCGTCCTGTTCGCAGGAAACCTGGTGAAGCCGTTTGCTGACCTGCTGCGACAGACCAGCAGCTCCCAGACGG GTGACCTGTTGTTTGACTCGGGGCGAGGCGAGGAGAAGAGCGCTCTGCTGCTTCAGTACATCCTCGACTGCCTCTACAAGATCTTCCTGTACGACACGCAGAGGTTCCTGAGCAAAGAGCGAGCCGACGTCCTGATGAGCTCGCTGCTCGACCAG ctGGAGAACACGCTGGGTGGAGACCAGGTGTACCGGCAGAGGGTGACCCAGCACCTGGTCCCCTGTGTGGGGCAGTTCGCTGTGGCTCTGGCTGACGACACTCAGTGGAAAACTCTCAACTACCAGATCCTCCTGAAgaccagacacacagactccaAG gtgCGTTTCTCCTCCCTGCTGATGCTGTTGGAGGTGGCGTCCAAACTGAAGGAGAACTACATGGTGCTGCTGCCAGAGACCATCCCCTTCCTGGCTGAACTGATGGAGG ATGAGTGTGAGGAAGTGGAGCAGCAGGTCCAGAAGGTGATTCAGGAGATGGAGAACATCCTGGGAGAACCTCTACAGAGCTacttctaa